A segment of the Nostoc sp. UHCC 0302 genome:
ACCGTAATCCTCAAAACCCTATCTTTGTACTTTGTAGACTTTTAAATGAAAAATGGGAGCGAGAAGGCAAGGTCATTGATAGTTATTTATCGAGGTAATCCTTAATATATACCCGATAATATCCGAAGATAGGAGAATTAACTCAACCCCAAAAAATAGCAGTTATTGTCTAGGTATAGTTAGACTATCCTTAGACAATAACTGCTATTTTAAATCTGTTTATTGAATTCAGCTACCGAATTACCTTGCACCTCGTTTTTGATTAGGATCAGTACCAAGATATCGTTCAACTCTCTGTAACTTGGTATTAGTAAAACCAGTGCGCTGCCAGATAGCTTGTAGATAGTTATTGAAATCATTCGATATTTTTACTGGAATAAACTGATTAAATGCAAAGAAACTCGACAAAGTAAATATCGCGGTAAACATCCCTATCATTCCATATTTAGCTACTGGTTCAGAGCGATAAACCTCTTTTTCTATGGTGATAGTCTGAGGGGGGTTCTTTTTCAACTCCTGAATAGCCGTAGTCAAGTTCTGTGTGTGAGTCAACAACTTGTCCCAGTTCTGTTTCAACTGCAATACTTCGCTCTTCAGCCCTTTGAATTCTAAGCTCTCTAATGTTGCTGTTGACTTGGGCGTATTCTTTAACTGCATCATCAAGGGAGTTAATTGCTGCATCAAATCGGCGTTGTTCTGCTCGGACTCGTTCGAGGAGAGATTCTGATTCTTCAATTCCTTTGTCAGGATCTCGATTGTCGCCATTGCTTTGGTTAGTAGTTGACTCTGAACTAAATTCGTTTGCGCCCATGCTTGTAACTCTACCCTATCCCTTTCACGTTCAGTCTTTTGTGATTGCTTAAAACTTTCAAACTCTCTATATAATCTGCCCAGTGCCGTCTTCACCTCGCCCAGTTCACTGCCCTCTACTAAATTTGCAGTTAATTCCGGGCTATTGTTGTGATCACCGTTGCTGTTCATTAGTTTTCTTTTGACCCCGGCGAGAAGTAGATGCAGTTGCTTTTACTTGTTTTGATGTTGAAGTTTTAGACGGCTCAGCAGCTGGAATTACCTCTGGTTGCTGCAACCCCAAATAATCCCCAGCCTTTTCAAGCTCTGGTTTAGCTTGATCTAAAAACCCACTCACTAGTAGGTAATCTCCAAAAGGAAACCCATTCTCTTCAGTAGCTGCTGAGTAAGGCAGACCCTTTTCTGTTAGTGTGTCAAATGTCGAATAGTCTAACTCTGGCATTTCTATTTCTATGCCTTTTAGTTCGGCTATAGCTGCCGATGTTTTGCTATTCTCCCAGCGCTGAAAACCTGAACCTTTATCCCAGCAGAGATTTTTTACCACTACATAATCAGCTTTATCCCCACAGAATTCAGCCATCGTTTTTAAGCTAGTTATCACCGAGTATCCCAGGTTTAATACAGTCACTAGCGTTACCCGATAGCCTAAATCACCTGCAATCTTGAATAGTCCAAACTTACTGATTATCTCTCTAGTTTTATTGCTTGATGCCCCTGGCATATCTACTATTATTGAATCTGGCGATTCGGCTTTTATCTCTGTAAAAAAGCGTTTCGCCTCTGCCACTTCCAGGAAGTTCAACAGCCTCACCCCTGAGCCAAAGTTTTGATAATATTCATACAGTTCTGGATTCTCTGTATCTGCGTCATAAGCTGAATAATTAATTCCCTTTGAGTGGATTACATCCAGTAGCAAGCGAGTAAAGGCAGTCTTACCTGTACCACCCTTGCCTCCTAGTATCATCACGATGCGTTTCATAGTTCACTCCTATCTGTGATGTTGAATTGGGAAGCAGCCTTAGCAGTTGGTTTCTTTCTTTTTGTAGTTGTCGATGGGGATGGCTCAGTTGATTCACTACTATCAGCAGATGAACTATCTGGCTCTACTGGCGGTGTCACTGAGTCATTAGTTGCAGTTGGTTCCGAAGTTGATGATGGCTCTGAATCATCATTAACTGCTGATTCAACCACTGAAGAATTACTCGAACTCTTATCAGTTGATGTTGAAGCTCTTTTATGAAAACCCTTAAGACCACTGGCGGCTAACTCTACCCCATGACCTTTAAATACCTCAGATATATCTTCATAGTCATAGCCAGCATCCAACATATCTTGAATCGGTTTAGCTAAACTTTTGACTAAATCTGAGAGGCTAATAGTTTTAGGAGTTGCCGCTTTCTGTTTGAGACTAGCTTGAATATCTTCTACTTTTGATAAAGGAACAGCTTTTGGTTTGCGGGGCATACTCACCAGTAATAACAAATCACTTCATTGTAAAAAACTCGTTGCCAAAAAAACTTTAAGTTTCTTGTGTATATGTGACGAATATCAACAAAAAATACTTGAGCTACTAGTGAGGTAGACTAGTGTGAAAAAGCAGTTATCACGTGAATCAACAACATAGTTCACCAGCCTGAGCAGCATTGCCCAATAGACCTAGCCCTCGGTTACACCGAGGAGGTTACAGAGGGGCGCTCTAAGAGTGACCCTATCTCTGACTCCCCCAGTCCCTGGTGATGCGCCCTGGTTCTGGTTTGTCCTATCCTGTCGCTGAGGGTGAGGCAAGCAATACATCGTAACGCGCCTAGCGGCGCTCTTTTCCTTCGGAAAAGCGATGTAATTGCTTGTTGGGGGTGTCCCCCAAACCCCCAGGAATCAGGTCTTGTCAAGGGGTTAATAAATAAGGAAAGGTTCCGGGTTATTCGCCTACCTGCGCGGCACTGCGTGCCATTGCAGCTACAGCGAATAACCCAGTAAAAAATAAATATTGAAATAGCTCTCCGCCTAATCAGTTATGCAACCAGACCCCCGCGCTGCTCTAAGTAATCAACTAGCTGACACATTAAGTAATCGTTCAGTATCACGAGATGATAAGCGAGAAATAACTATCACGTTTCGGGTGAACTCTGCCGAAAAAGCGAGGCTAGAGCAGCGATGTAGTGGAGTGGTGCAAAGTGACTATATTAGAGCGAGATTATTTGACTACCCTTTGCTACATCCCAAACTGATCATTCCCGAAGTTAACCGACAAGCTATATATGAGTTAAAGAAGATTGGGAACAACTTGAATCAGCAGACTAAGGCGATTAACGAAGCTGTAAAAATTGGGAGTCAACCGCTGACGGTGGAGGTGAAATCATATCTGAGAACTATTGAAGAACTGACAGCACTTTTAGAACAGACTCGCCAATCACTCACCCAGACAACAGCAGAGGGTTAGTGAAATGATTACTAAAATCAAAGCTAATAAATCATTTAATGGCACTACTAAATATGTATTACAGAAAGAGAAAGCCAAACTTATTGGCGGGAATATGTACGGTCTCAGTACCAATGAACTGGTAGAGCAGTTTACCCTATCAGCCCATCTTAACCCTCAGCTTAAAGACCCTTGCTATCACTTAATGTTGTCAGTTCCTAAAATAGATGGGACTCTAACTGATGAAAAATTGGCGATTATGTCTGAACGTCACTTCGCCAATGTTATTGTCCTATCGCGCCTAAAAGGTGATGAAGCCCAAGTTAAACAGCCAGAGAAAAGGATAGCTGACACAAAATTAAAACACCTCGTTGATGAATTTATTGAGACAGAACTCCCGGCTTATGACTTCTTCATAGCCCGACACTCAGACAAAGAACACGACCACACCCACATCGTTGCATCTAGGGTCAATAATCTAGATGGTAAATCCATCCGCACCTGGAACAATTACGCCCATTCGGAACACTCCGCCCGACTGCTAGAGCGAGAATTTCAGCTAACCCCAGTCCAAAGTAGTTGGGAGAGTAAGCAGAAGGCTATGACTCGGAACCAACTGGAACGGGTCGAACGCGATGGACTTCCAGGTGAAGAAATAATGCGCCGAGCGATTGAAAAAGTAGCAGAAAATAAACCGACAATGCCCCAATTAATTGAGCAGTTATGGAGAGAACATCAAGTTAAAGCTATCGTTAGTTATTACGGCCGCGGTGGGGTAAGAGGTATCAAGTTTGGTATTGATGTCGGCTCAGTTAATGAAGATGGTTCGTCCCGACTACTGTGGAAACAGGGAGGGAATCTCAATAAATATAAGTGTTCTTTCGGCAAGCTTCAGACAGAATTGGGGATAAACTACGACCCCAAACGGGACGATAGCGAAATTAAACGCTTAAATAATTTCTTAGAATCTGTAAATAATAACCAAGTTAATCAACAGCTAGTATCAACCATATCACCTAAACAATCTCAAATTATAGTCGAAACTAAATACCAGCTAACCCCAGCTAAATCAGTTCCAGAACAACGACTTAGGTCAGAACTCATAAATACAATCTCTGACTTTATTGAACAGTCAGTAGTTGAATCAACTTTGATTGAAACATTGCCACAGTTAACAGAACAACTGTCTGAGTATCAGCAGAATTTATCAGCCGGAAGAACCACATTCGACGAGCTATTAGCGGCGATTGCTGAAAAAGAGCAGCTTAGAACACAAAGAACTGTGGATGCAATCTCTGACTTTATTGAACAGTCAGTAGTTGATGATGCCTTAAGTGAAACAGTATTAGAATTAACGCAACAACTTTCTCAATACAAAGAACAACTTATTACAGTTAAAGCTACATTCCATGACTTGGACACAGTACTTGCTAATGACTTGCAATCCATTAGAGAGAATCGGATTATTTCATCCATCTCTGACTATGTTGAGCAATCTGTTATTGAATCAGCATTAACCCAAACAGTATTAGAAGTAACACAACAACTTTCTCAATACAAAGAACAACTTATTACAGCTAAAGCTACATTCAATGACCTAGATGCAGCCCTTGCTAATGACTTGCAATCCATTAGAGATAAACGGGTTATTTCATCCATCTCTGACTATATTGAAGAATCTGTTATTGAATCAGCTTTAGCTAAAACCGTATTGGAGGTAATACAACAACTTTCTCAATACAAAGAACAACTTATTACAGCTAAAGCTACGTTCAATGACTTGGACACAGTACTTGCTAATGACTTGCAATCCATTAGAGAGAATCGGGTTATTTCATCCATCTCTGACTATGTTGAGCAATCTGTTATTGAATCGGCTTTAGCTGAAACTGTATTAGAAGTAACACAACAACTTTCTCAATACAAAGAACAACTTATTACAGCTAAAGCTACATTCAATGACCTGGACGCAGTACTTGCTAATGACTTGCAATCCATTAGAGAGAATCGAGCTATTTCATCAATCTCTAACTATGTTGAACAATCTACGATTGAATCCACTTTAACTGAAACTATATTAGAGGTAATACAACAACTTTCTCAATACAAAGAACAACTTATTACAGCTAAAACTACATTCAATGACCTGGATACAGTACTTGCTAATGACTTACAATCCATTAGAGAGAATCGAGCCATTTCATCAATTTCTGATTATATTGAGCAATCGACTGTTGAATCTGCCTTAACTGAAACAGTATTAGAACTAACGCAACAACTTTCTCAAAATCAGCAGCAGCTATCAGCTGGAAGAATCATATTCGACGACCTGGAAGCAGCGATTGTTTATTTGGAGCAACTCCATAGATCACAAAAAAAAGCGGATGCAATTGCTCTTAATAAAGCTCAAACTTTAGCCACAGATAAACCAAAGCTAAAAGATAATCTAAGAGCCGAGTTATACAAGTATTACAGCGCCGACTTGCAAAACTTATTAGTGACTGACCGAGATAAAGAAATTGCTACACGGGCGCTATTAGATAATAAGCCAGCCCAAGATGTTGAAGAAATTCTCCAAGTTAGTCCAGCCGGATGGACACAAGATGAAGCCAGAGAATTGGTACTAATCGCTAGCAATCAACTGGCAACTCAAAAGTCAGAACCAGAACAGTCACTTGACCAAAAG
Coding sequences within it:
- the mobC gene encoding plasmid mobilization relaxosome protein MobC — its product is MQPDPRAALSNQLADTLSNRSVSRDDKREITITFRVNSAEKARLEQRCSGVVQSDYIRARLFDYPLLHPKLIIPEVNRQAIYELKKIGNNLNQQTKAINEAVKIGSQPLTVEVKSYLRTIEELTALLEQTRQSLTQTTAEG
- a CDS encoding relaxase/mobilization nuclease domain-containing protein translates to MITKIKANKSFNGTTKYVLQKEKAKLIGGNMYGLSTNELVEQFTLSAHLNPQLKDPCYHLMLSVPKIDGTLTDEKLAIMSERHFANVIVLSRLKGDEAQVKQPEKRIADTKLKHLVDEFIETELPAYDFFIARHSDKEHDHTHIVASRVNNLDGKSIRTWNNYAHSEHSARLLEREFQLTPVQSSWESKQKAMTRNQLERVERDGLPGEEIMRRAIEKVAENKPTMPQLIEQLWREHQVKAIVSYYGRGGVRGIKFGIDVGSVNEDGSSRLLWKQGGNLNKYKCSFGKLQTELGINYDPKRDDSEIKRLNNFLESVNNNQVNQQLVSTISPKQSQIIVETKYQLTPAKSVPEQRLRSELINTISDFIEQSVVESTLIETLPQLTEQLSEYQQNLSAGRTTFDELLAAIAEKEQLRTQRTVDAISDFIEQSVVDDALSETVLELTQQLSQYKEQLITVKATFHDLDTVLANDLQSIRENRIISSISDYVEQSVIESALTQTVLEVTQQLSQYKEQLITAKATFNDLDAALANDLQSIRDKRVISSISDYIEESVIESALAKTVLEVIQQLSQYKEQLITAKATFNDLDTVLANDLQSIRENRVISSISDYVEQSVIESALAETVLEVTQQLSQYKEQLITAKATFNDLDAVLANDLQSIRENRAISSISNYVEQSTIESTLTETILEVIQQLSQYKEQLITAKTTFNDLDTVLANDLQSIRENRAISSISDYIEQSTVESALTETVLELTQQLSQNQQQLSAGRIIFDDLEAAIVYLEQLHRSQKKADAIALNKAQTLATDKPKLKDNLRAELYKYYSADLQNLLVTDRDKEIATRALLDNKPAQDVEEILQVSPAGWTQDEARELVLIASNQLATQKSEPEQSLDQKQRIESEFLAIAVPIAVELINWQLRETGSNSLRFKRATLEKQGRELVFTHDERGEIFRVAVNRNQSGELEYSPIHIGSVEIEDIQLWQKAERVLQQIREEAERQERKQSKGMSL